GTAATACATGTTAGCGCATTTGAATTATAAACTTACGCAATATTGAACCTGCCTGATATGTGATTTACAAGTTGGGTTATATGTGAGAAAGAAGCTTGGGAAGCGGAATGCGTTGATGAGTTCTTCGAGGTCGAGGCCTACTGTGAGGCTTCCGGGTGTATAAGTTGACGGAGGGCTTGTGCTTAAGCGCAGGCCTGGTTTTCTGAAGTTGAAGATCTTTGCGTAGTCTTTTCTGTTTTGTATAGAATCCTGTTTATAGTCGCTGCTTTGGAATATGCTGAACAGAATGAATAAAAAGAACATGGGCTGTTTATCTATTATTTTATAAAATTTGCATCTCTTTATTCTTTTACTATGAAAAACACCAATCCTAAACCCGGCAGGTTTATCCTGTTGCTGTTGCTGTCTTGCAATAGCTTTTGCCAGCAGGATACCAGCCAGCATATCTCAATCGATACATTGCTTCCTTTGATCATGCTGGACGCAGACCAGGAACAGGCAGGTATAAATAACAATACAGCAGTTCCTTCTCTGTTATCTTCTTCCCTCAATCCATTTACGGCTGTCGTTGCATTTCATCTCACACCGCTGCGATTCAGGCGCAGGGGGTATGCTGCGGCGCTTTCCGATTATACACTAAATGGTTTTATATTAAATAGCCTGGACAGAGCCCTGCCTCCCTGGAATATAACCACACTATTGTTAACCCTCTATAGGAACCGGGAAGAGGCGCAGGGATTGGACTATAGCAGCGCTTCATTTGGTGGCGTTGCGGGTGCACAGTGCTTAACAGCCCGCCCTTCAGGTTTGTCTAAACAAGCAGCGTTGGGGTACAGCCTTGCCAATAATAATGGATGGCACCGTTTGCAGCTGGCGCAGTCTTCAGGAATAAATCGTTCCGGCTGGTCCTTTGCAACGGCTGTGAACCTAAAACCATTTTCTTCTGGTTATTATCCCGGCTCCTATCATAGCAGCGCCGGTTTTTATGCCGGTGCAGAAAAGCGGATAGCAGAACGGCACTCGCTGAACCTGTTATATGTTATAACCAGCTCGCAACAGGCAGGTCAAGCGGCTACAACCCGCGAGGCTAAAGAAATAACAGGTGATCCTTATTATAATCCCTGCTGGGGGCTGCAGGAGGGCAAGCCAAGAAATGCAAATGTTTATATTATGCACCAGCAATTAAAAATGCTTTCCTATAACGGATGTCTTTCTCCCAAACTATCTGCAACTGTCACAGCTGCCAGTATGAATGATGATAACAAATACGGTGCTTTGGACTGGTATCGCGCTGCCGACCCGCGTCCTGATTACTATCGGTACCTGCCCTCGTACCAGTTGACAGTAGCGTTACAGGAACAGGTTAAAAGAGACTGGGCTGTTAACCCGGAAACACGGCAGATAAACTGGGCTGGCATGTACCGCATCAACAGAACCAACCCTGACGGACGCGCTTCTTATATCCTGGAAGACAGGTGCACCGATACAAAGCGATATGGCGGAGCAGCTTACTTTACATTCAGAAGCAATAGTGAAATGTCTTTTGAACTGGGAGTGAGCGCCCGCTGGCAGCGAAGTCGCTATTACAAACAGGTGAGCGATTTACTGGGGGCTGCTTACTATGTTAACATCAACCAGTTTGCAGAACGCGATTTTCCCGGCAACAACAACGCACGGCAGTATAACCTGGAAATGCCTGACCAGCACCTCCGGCAAGGCGATATATGGGGATATGATTATGAGCTGAACTTGTATAAGCACCATGCTGTATTCCAATGGAAAAGCCAGTTCAAAAAATGTGATGCTTTTTTCTCCGCCTTCTATGGCGTAGCCGGGTTTGCGAGAACCGGCCATATGCGTAATGGCTTGTTTCCGCTGAATTCCTATGGCCCCGGCCCCGGATATGGTTTCAGCGAGTATGCCTTCAAAACGGGGGTTACCTGGAAGATCAGCGGCAGGCAGTATCTGTTGCTTCACACGGCATTGATGAAAAATGCGCCTTCGGCGGGCCAGGTGTATCTGTCGCCCCGTACCCGCCATGATGTGCGTGATTCAACTGTGGCGGCTGTTACAAAGGCACTGGAAATAGAATATGTGCTGAATACTGCCCGGTTCAAATGCAGGATAGCAGCCTATTATACCGCGTTCTTCAATGGCATGCAACAATATTCTTTTTACCACGACGAATACAATAGCCTGGTGAATTACTCACTGGATCGTATCCATACAATTCATAACGGCATCGAAGCCTTTGTGGAGTATAAACTGTTGCCGGAACTATCATTACAACTGGCCTCCTTTGCAGGACAATATTTCTATAAAGGCCGGCAGCGTGCCGTTATTACCATGGATAATAATGCTACCCTGCTGAACCGTACCACTGTGTTCACCAACGGTTTCAGAATAGGGGGGACGCCGCAACAGGCTGGCAATATAACGGTCAGTTATCGCGCACCCGAAGGCTGGTGGCTTAATGTGGCGGCTAACTTCTTCCGTGATCAATGGATGCCCTTAAACCCTTTGCGGCGCTCTCCCGAGGCATTAGACCAGCTTGATGCCGGCTCGGAAGATTATAAACAAATTACCAGCCAGTATTTGTGGGCTGCACAATACACACTAGATGCTTTCATAGGTTATCAGCGAAAAATAGTTAAAAGAAAACCTGCCAACAGTTCGCTGTTGATCTATCTGAATATGATCAACCTGTCAAACAATAAAACATTGGTGGCGGATAGCTTTGAACAGCTGCGCTTTGAGAATGCACAACAGCTTCAAACCAGCTTCGCTGCTAAAAGCCGCTATGCACCCGGGGTACAGTGCAGGCTAAGTGTGATGCTGCGTTTTTAAAAAGCTGCCATAGTATATCAACCCCTGGTACATCCAGCGGGGTAATTGCCGGATCTTACCCTGGTTTTGCTGGCAGATGACGCATCATATTGGAATCTGCTTTATTATATGAATTTTTAATTGGTTCAGCAGTATATCTGGTTATGCATTAGTTGAAATGTATAGCTGGTTATATGCTTAACATAAATCAGATAAAATGAAAAAGAAGAGCATTGCTTTACAATTGACTGCATGCCTGCAATTGATTTATTGCCTTATTACAGCGGGGTGCAGGCCGTCATTTGAGCTGCCCGGCGATTATCCCGAACCGGATATTACGGCTACTCATTCTATCCGCGCATTAAAGGAAATGCATACCTACCCGGGGAAATTCAGCGAGGTTACTGTGGATGCGATAATATCGGGCATTGTGGTGGCCGACGACAGAACCGGGAATTTCTATAAAACAATAGTGATCCAGGATACAAGCGGTGGTATCGCGCTTTGCATTAATGCGCTCGATCTGTATAACAACTATCCTGTAGGCAGGCGCGTGTTCGTAAAAGCAAAAGGCTTGTTGCTGTTCGATTACAGAGGACTCATGCAACTGGGTGCGGGTATCGGCCAATCTAATCCCAACGATTTATCATTGGCAGGTATTCCTGCCTCATTATGTAGCCGCTATCTTATAAAAGGAAGCCTGAATAATATGCCGGAGCCGTTGGTTGTTACACCTGCGTTGCTAACAAAGAACAGGCTGAACCGTTACCAGAATACGCTTATCAGGCTCGAGAACATGCAGCTGGATGCCGGAGATACTGCCTCCACCTATGCCATCAGCACTGCTTTGCAGGCCCGAAGTGTGCCGCTCCGTAATTGCAACGGCGATAGTGTACTGCTGCGAAACAGCGCTTACGCAAGCTTTGCAGCGGATCGCATGCCATCGGGTAATGGCAGCGCTACCGGTATCTTTACAGTATTTGGCGCTGTATTGCAATTGATGATACGCGATACGAACGATCTGCAGCTGTATGCAACAAGATGCACAGCTCCGGGTGGGGGAGAGGTAGAACCGCCTGATACTTTGGACACCCCATATGAAAGCGGCCTTGCATTAACAGCAACACCACCTTTGTCAATTAATTTCGATGATCTGGCGGAAGGCCTCCCGGCTGGCGTATCGGTACGCACCGGCGCTTCAGGCACCGATTCCGGTAATATCGGGATCATGCCCACAACCAGGGTGAGCTGGAACAGCAGCGGCGGCGGTTTTAAAAACCTGGCCTCCGCATCGGCTTTACCTGCTACGGCAAGTGCATCTGTTCAATTGGCTACTATGAACAGGGCATTGGGGGTACGGCAGGTTGCTGCAACAGATAAAGGTGTGGCCTTCGTGTTCCTCATCAACAATACGCTTGGTAAAAAGAATATCGGCATACAAGGTGTATTGCAGTCGCTGGATGCTTCTATAAGCAGAATCGCCAACTGGAACATCGATTACGCTATAGGTGCAAAACCTGTAGCTTTCACTGTACTGCCAGCTGGTAACCTCGGAACTGGCGGCGGTAATTTCGGTAAAACAACATTTTCTGCGGTGCTTCCTCCTGCTGTTGATAATCGTGCTTCAAGGGTATGGATAAGAATTGTTGTGCTAACGGCAACTTCAGGTAGTGGCAGCAGACCGCTTTCTGCCATCGATGATATTCAATTGTATTGGGAATGAACGTCTCATTAATCCATAGCCAGTGTAGACATATTATTTTTTATCCTGTACTGTGCTACCAGTAAGATGGCTACGCTTATACAGCTGCAGGTGGCTATAACAGCGGTCATTGGCACTGCGTTATGACTTTTGAATAAAGTAATAGAAGCGGAAGAAAGCGCGCCGAAGCCCATTTGAAAAGCGCCCAGCAATGCAGAGGCGCTGCCGGCATTATTATGAAAAGGTGCTATGCTTAATGCCGAAGCATTGGGAAATAAAATGCCTTGCAGACTTAAAAACGCAAACATAAGCATACAAAGCAGCGGTAAGTTCAGCCAGCCGAAATAAGCGCCTGCAAGCGCAGTAACAGCTATCAGCGCCTGCACAGGCTGAAGAGAAAAGATCAGTTGCTGGCTGGAGTAACGTTTTAGCAAAATCCCATTAAGTTGGCTGAAACCGATCAGTCCGGCGATATTGAAAGCGAAGATCCATCCGTAGTACTGCTCGCTTACACCAAAATATTCCATCACCACATAAGGTGATCCTGCAATAAACGCATATTGCCCTGCCGCACCTATACAACCTGCTATGGCATAAGTGTAAAACTGCGGCTCTTTTATAACGGAATAAAAGTTGGTGAGAATAGGTTTGGGTTTCAGTGAAAACGCGGGATCGGGCTTCCGGCTTTCAGGCAGGAAGAAATGCATAGCCAGGCATATCAGCAGGGCTACCACCGCCAGGATCACAAATACCGAATGCCATCCAAGTGTAGTGGTAACTATGCCGCCCACTGTTGGCGCTATCATCGGAGAAACAGCTATCACCAGCAGTAACAGCGAAAACATTTTGGCGCTTTCCTTTACAGGAAACAGATCACGGATCATGGCCCTTGAGCCCACAATACCTACACAGGCACCCAGCGCCTGTACAAAACGTAATACGATCAACAGGTCTGCATTGCCCGCTACCGCACAACCTACGCTTGCCAGCAGGTAAATGATAATACCGAAATACATAGGCACCTTGCGGCCGTAACGGTCAAGTAATGGCCCGTATGCAAGCTGGCCAACCGAAATTCCTATGAAGAAACTGGAAAGGGAAAGCTGTACTTTTTCTATAGAAGTATTCAAACTTTTTGCAATAGCAGGGAAAGCGGGGAGGTACATGTCTATCGAAAAAGGACCAATTGCAGCGAGTAAACCTAAGATCAGAATGAGTATAAAACGATTGCCTACCTTATGTGCGTCCATGACGCAAAGGTAAGTTATATGAGGTATTTGTATACATTCGCCTTGTACGATTCAAAGTCTGCGGCATTGGAGTACTCGTCGAACTTTTCGACAGAACCTCCTAACTGTTTGCGTACCAGCACAACTTTGCCTCCGCCAATAATCGTTATTTTCGCTTTGTTAAAAATGCGGTCCAGACCCGGAATGTCCTTGATCATTTGCATTTCTTCTATCTGGCCAACATTGATAATATAGTCTTCCATTGTATCCTTTAAAGTTTAAAATTAAGCGGAAGGGCACAATTTTGGCCCTGATAACCGATAATAGTTAAGCATGACGCGAAAAAGTTTTTTTTCTGACCATTGGAATGTCCTCAAACAGGCTGCCCAACTGCTCATCTCCAACGACCCGTTGCGGCTGGCTGGCGCCACTGCTTTCTTTACCAGCTTTGCACTTCCTCCTATTCTTATCATCCTTACCCAGATCTTTGGCCTGCTCTTCAACAGAAAGGAACTTAGCGTAAACCTCTATCATAAAATAGAAGAACTCGTAGGCAAGAACAGCGCCATGCAGGTGGTAACAACCCTCCGTGGCTTCCGGGGGCTTGCCTATAACTGGCCTATAGCCATAGGAGGCTTCCTGTTTATGATCTTCGTAGCCACCACCTTATTTAAAGTCATAAAAGCCTCCTTTAACCAGCTGTGGATGATCCGCGTGCCGAAACGCAGTTTTAAAGCCACGCTGGAAGACAGGTTCCGTTCGCTTATAGTCATCCTGCTTGCAGGTGTGCTGTTCCTGGCGGGAGCGCTGGCCGAAAGTATCCAGGCCATCATGGGTAATTACCTGCACGAACTATCGCCACTCCTGGCCGATATAATGAATAATATCCTCGCCCAGGTTGTATCTGTATTGATCGTTACCGCATGGTTCGCCGTTTTATTCCGCTATTTGCCCGATGGACGCCCTTCCTGGAAAATAGCGATAGCAGGCGCCCTGGTCACCAGTCTCCTGTTTACCGTTGGTAAGGTGGTGCTTAAACGGGCCCTTCCCGATACCGGCCTCGGCGTTATCTTCGGTGCATCGGCGGCGCTGGTGCTGCTGCTGCTGTTTGTATTCTATTCTTCCATGATCCTTTATTTCGGCGCAGCATTCACCAAGGTATGGAGCGAGTACAAACAGAAACCCATCCAGCCTTTACGGAAAGCACAGTTCTTCGAATATGCCGAAATAGGGGCTGTGGCCGAACCACCAGCCCCTTAAATCCGGGTGTTCTCTTTATAGTTTTAAATTTTTTACCCCTTCTATTTTTTACTATCCTTATCTCTGCCGATCTTCGCGCCAGAACAGTCGTTAGTATGAGTATTACTTTTGATAACACAAGCGTGGCCTTCGATTATAAATCGGATAAAGAGTTAAAAGCAGCAAAATGGTTGTTTCAAACCATGCATTACCCTTTTGTGGCAACACTGGGGGCTAAGTTTACACCGTTCCTCATGAAAACGGGGCTGCCTATCGATGGTATTATCAGGAAAACCATCTTCAAACAATTCGTTGGTGGCGAAACCCTCCAGGATACGGCCGAAACAGCACGTATGCTTGATAAGTATAACGTTCAGGTAATACTCGATTATGGCGTTGAAGGAAAAGAGTCTGAAGAAGACTTTGAAAGAGCAACGCTCGAGTTTATCAGGGTTATCAAGTACGCTGCATCACAAAAGAATATTCCCTTTATAAGCGTAAAGGTCACTGCACTCGGCAGGTTTGCCCTGTTGCAGATCCTCAATGATGCACCCAGGCTCAGAAGCGGTATTCATGATCATGAAGCCGAAAATGACGAATGGGATAAAGTAAGGGTACGTATGGCCCGTATCTGCGAAGTGGCTTCCGAATGCGGTATCGGCGTGCTGGTTGACGCCGAAGAAAGCTGGATCCAGGACCCTATCGATCGGCTCGCAATGGAGATGATGGAAATATTTAATACTGAAAAAACAGTAGTATATAATACCATTCAGCTCTACAGGCACGACAGGCTTAACTTCCTGAAAATGTCGTTCAAAATTGCACAACAGCAAGGTTTCTCCCTTGGCGTAAAACTCGTAAGAGGCGCTTATATGGAGAAAGAAAGAGCGCGTGCCAGCCAGAAAAGTTATCCTTCTCCTATCCAGCCCGATAAGGAAAGCTCCGACAGGGACTACGACCAGGCAGTAGGTTTCTGCATCGATAATATCGACAAGATCGCTACCGTTATAGCTACACATAACGAGGCCAGCACGCAAATGGCGGTAACGCTGCTTGAACAGAAAGGCTTGCCCATCAGCCACCCGCATGTGCACTTCTCACAATTATACGGAATGAGCGATAACATCACCTTCAACCTGGCTAAAGCAGGTTGCAAAGTGAGCAAATACCTGCCTTTCGGACCTATCCGTGAAGTCATTCCCTATCTCATGCGGAGAGCGCAGGAAAATACCAGCGTAAGCGGACAAACAGGACGTGAACTGAACCTGCTTACAACAGAACTGAAGCGCAGGAAAGGCAAAGCCTAAATAAAAACGGGGTGCCTGCCGAGCCTTCAAACTAAATTCATAATAAAAAGAGTCCGTATCGCACTTATGATACGGACTCTTTTTATTCGGATCCCTGACGAAGAAGGATACCCGTTTAATCAACTCCCGGCGGCTAATTTATTTATGTGCCATCGTCTTTTTATTGCCTTATGCTGGTAAGCTTTTTAGTATTTGTGACAAACCGACTTGCCATTCTACCATCTGTGATCCACTCTTTATTACAAGGTAACCAGGTTATTCTTGATGGCATAGATAGCAAGGCCTACCCGGCTCTTCAACTGAAGCTTTTCAAACAGGGTGTCGCGGTAACTGTCTACCGTACGCGGACTAATACACATGCGTGTCGCAATTTCTTTATAGGTAAGGTCGGTGATCGACCACTGCAGGAATTCCTTTTCCTTATCGGTTAACGATATTGCGGGCTCCCTGCTGCTTACTGGCTGAGGCTGTTGCATCACCGACAGGCGTTTGCCTATTTGCATCGTCATCAACTCATTGATAAAATACTCCCCCTTGGCAACATGGTTGATGGCATCGTTGAGCTCGTCGGGATGACATTCTTTTAAAACATAACCCTTCACACCTGCCTGAAGCATTTTCAATACATTGGCTTCATCATTCAACATCGATAGCGATAAGGTATGAATGGCAGGGTAGGTGCGGGCAAGGTGCGTGGCGGTAACATGCCCGTCCATAACAGGCATATTAATATCCAGTATAGCCACCTTGGGAAGTGTTTTTGCCTGCTGCAGTTGTTCAATGAGCTCCTGCCCGTTCGAGGCTTCAATAATTACCTGGCAGGAATCGAACTCATTTATAAGCGTTACCAGGGCTTTTCTTAACAGGATATGGTCGTCAGCTATCGCTATGGTTGTCATGTTATCTTTGATAATTTAATAGTTACATGCGACCCATACTCAGGTGTATAGGCGGCTTTTAAAACAGCGTTAGCCGACCGGGCCCTTTCTTCAAGTAAATGCAGGAATTGCCTGTTCTCCAACGGTGGCGGTTCATTTGTAAAGCGGCCGTCATCTTTCAGACTGAATATAACAAAATCAGGCGTATATAAAACACTTAACAGCAAATGAACGGGTTGTGTATGCTCCGCGGCCAGGTGCATACATTCCTGCAGCATCCGGAACACCAGGAAAGTTGCTTCCCTGTTTAACTCAAATGGTTTCCCGGTCTGCTGCAGGCCGGTATGAATGCATGTGTATTTCTTTATTTTATCCAGCTCCGCCGCCAGCGCTGCCGTAATACCCTTCTTTAGTATGTCTTCGGGATCAAGGCTGTTGTTTAGCGTACGCAGGTCTCTAATGATCTCAGCCAGCTGCAGCGAGCTTTGTGCCAGTTCGGTATCGGAATATTGCTGTGCAGCGCGCAGCAGCCCCAGTCTTATACATACTAACGACTGGCCGATGCTGTTGAAGAGCATGCTGCTGGCATCCCTTAGTTTTTCATGCTGTATCTCTAATTGCGTTTGCAATAATTGATACTTGAGTTTCCCCGGCAGATGGTTGTGGTTAACACGCATAACAGTGGTTGTGGTGGATCATTAAGTTGCGATAAAGATAATATTGCGCCGCTAAAATGTTACCCGTGAAAAAACGGATTATTTAGGGTGATTTCACCGTAAATATTGTTGTTATTGTAGTGCAATTTTGCAACAGTTCAAGGGGGGTAAACCTTGATTATTCTCGTTAGTTTTCTCATGTATATTTAAAACGGCTCCTTGTCTAGGGAGCTGTTTCTGGGAAAACGCCGCTCGGGATTTCCCGATTTCAAGCTAACTTGCAGTATGCAGCAGTATCTACAGTTATTGAATCATATCCTCGATACAGGGGTATCTAAAACCGATCGCACAGGCACAGGCACCACAAGTTGTTTTGGCTACCAGATGCGGTTTAATCTTCAGGATGGTTTTCCGCTTGTGACAACAAAGAAATTACATCTTAAAAGTATTATTCATGAACTCCTCTGGTTCCTGAAAGGCGATACCAATATTCAATATCTCTCCGATAACGGCGTCCGCATATGGGATGAATGGGCCGATGAAAACGGTAACCTCGGACCCGTTTATGGTAAACAATGGCGTAGCTGGACCGGTGCCAATGGTGAAACCATAGACCAGATCTCCGATGTCATCGCCCAGATCAAAAAGAACCCGGATAGCCGCCGCCTGGTGGTAAGTGCATGGAACGTAGCCGAATTACCGCAAATGGCGTTGAGCCCCTGTCACGCACTTTTCCAGTTTTATGTGGCGGAAGGCAAATTAAGCTGCCAGCTTTACCAGCGCAGCGCCGATGTATTCCTGGGGGTGCCGTTTAACATCGCCTCGTATGCCTTACTTACTTTAATGATAGCACAGGTTTGCGATCTGCAGCCCGGTGATTTCGTTCATACTTTCGGCGACGTGCACTTATACAGCAACCACCTGGAACAGGCACGCCTTCAGCTTACACGTGAACCATATCCATTACCGGTGATGAAGCTGAACCCTGCAGTGAAAAATATTTTCGACTTTACATATGACGATTTTACCCTGGAGAACTACCAGAGCCACCCGCATATTAAAGCACCAGTAGCCGTTTAGAAAAGCCAGGAAATTATGCAGATAACCTTAATTGTTGCCGCAGCAACCAATAACGCGATAGGTAAGAACAAC
The sequence above is a segment of the Filimonas effusa genome. Coding sequences within it:
- a CDS encoding TonB-dependent receptor encodes the protein MKNTNPKPGRFILLLLLSCNSFCQQDTSQHISIDTLLPLIMLDADQEQAGINNNTAVPSLLSSSLNPFTAVVAFHLTPLRFRRRGYAAALSDYTLNGFILNSLDRALPPWNITTLLLTLYRNREEAQGLDYSSASFGGVAGAQCLTARPSGLSKQAALGYSLANNNGWHRLQLAQSSGINRSGWSFATAVNLKPFSSGYYPGSYHSSAGFYAGAEKRIAERHSLNLLYVITSSQQAGQAATTREAKEITGDPYYNPCWGLQEGKPRNANVYIMHQQLKMLSYNGCLSPKLSATVTAASMNDDNKYGALDWYRAADPRPDYYRYLPSYQLTVALQEQVKRDWAVNPETRQINWAGMYRINRTNPDGRASYILEDRCTDTKRYGGAAYFTFRSNSEMSFELGVSARWQRSRYYKQVSDLLGAAYYVNINQFAERDFPGNNNARQYNLEMPDQHLRQGDIWGYDYELNLYKHHAVFQWKSQFKKCDAFFSAFYGVAGFARTGHMRNGLFPLNSYGPGPGYGFSEYAFKTGVTWKISGRQYLLLHTALMKNAPSAGQVYLSPRTRHDVRDSTVAAVTKALEIEYVLNTARFKCRIAAYYTAFFNGMQQYSFYHDEYNSLVNYSLDRIHTIHNGIEAFVEYKLLPELSLQLASFAGQYFYKGRQRAVITMDNNATLLNRTTVFTNGFRIGGTPQQAGNITVSYRAPEGWWLNVAANFFRDQWMPLNPLRRSPEALDQLDAGSEDYKQITSQYLWAAQYTLDAFIGYQRKIVKRKPANSSLLIYLNMINLSNNKTLVADSFEQLRFENAQQLQTSFAAKSRYAPGVQCRLSVMLRF
- a CDS encoding DUF5689 domain-containing protein, which codes for MKKKSIALQLTACLQLIYCLITAGCRPSFELPGDYPEPDITATHSIRALKEMHTYPGKFSEVTVDAIISGIVVADDRTGNFYKTIVIQDTSGGIALCINALDLYNNYPVGRRVFVKAKGLLLFDYRGLMQLGAGIGQSNPNDLSLAGIPASLCSRYLIKGSLNNMPEPLVVTPALLTKNRLNRYQNTLIRLENMQLDAGDTASTYAISTALQARSVPLRNCNGDSVLLRNSAYASFAADRMPSGNGSATGIFTVFGAVLQLMIRDTNDLQLYATRCTAPGGGEVEPPDTLDTPYESGLALTATPPLSINFDDLAEGLPAGVSVRTGASGTDSGNIGIMPTTRVSWNSSGGGFKNLASASALPATASASVQLATMNRALGVRQVAATDKGVAFVFLINNTLGKKNIGIQGVLQSLDASISRIANWNIDYAIGAKPVAFTVLPAGNLGTGGGNFGKTTFSAVLPPAVDNRASRVWIRIVVLTATSGSGSRPLSAIDDIQLYWE
- a CDS encoding multidrug effflux MFS transporter, whose amino-acid sequence is MDAHKVGNRFILILILGLLAAIGPFSIDMYLPAFPAIAKSLNTSIEKVQLSLSSFFIGISVGQLAYGPLLDRYGRKVPMYFGIIIYLLASVGCAVAGNADLLIVLRFVQALGACVGIVGSRAMIRDLFPVKESAKMFSLLLLVIAVSPMIAPTVGGIVTTTLGWHSVFVILAVVALLICLAMHFFLPESRKPDPAFSLKPKPILTNFYSVIKEPQFYTYAIAGCIGAAGQYAFIAGSPYVVMEYFGVSEQYYGWIFAFNIAGLIGFSQLNGILLKRYSSQQLIFSLQPVQALIAVTALAGAYFGWLNLPLLCMLMFAFLSLQGILFPNASALSIAPFHNNAGSASALLGAFQMGFGALSSASITLFKSHNAVPMTAVIATCSCISVAILLVAQYRIKNNMSTLAMD
- a CDS encoding YihY/virulence factor BrkB family protein, giving the protein MTRKSFFSDHWNVLKQAAQLLISNDPLRLAGATAFFTSFALPPILIILTQIFGLLFNRKELSVNLYHKIEELVGKNSAMQVVTTLRGFRGLAYNWPIAIGGFLFMIFVATTLFKVIKASFNQLWMIRVPKRSFKATLEDRFRSLIVILLAGVLFLAGALAESIQAIMGNYLHELSPLLADIMNNILAQVVSVLIVTAWFAVLFRYLPDGRPSWKIAIAGALVTSLLFTVGKVVLKRALPDTGLGVIFGASAALVLLLLFVFYSSMILYFGAAFTKVWSEYKQKPIQPLRKAQFFEYAEIGAVAEPPAP
- a CDS encoding proline dehydrogenase family protein, yielding MSITFDNTSVAFDYKSDKELKAAKWLFQTMHYPFVATLGAKFTPFLMKTGLPIDGIIRKTIFKQFVGGETLQDTAETARMLDKYNVQVILDYGVEGKESEEDFERATLEFIRVIKYAASQKNIPFISVKVTALGRFALLQILNDAPRLRSGIHDHEAENDEWDKVRVRMARICEVASECGIGVLVDAEESWIQDPIDRLAMEMMEIFNTEKTVVYNTIQLYRHDRLNFLKMSFKIAQQQGFSLGVKLVRGAYMEKERARASQKSYPSPIQPDKESSDRDYDQAVGFCIDNIDKIATVIATHNEASTQMAVTLLEQKGLPISHPHVHFSQLYGMSDNITFNLAKAGCKVSKYLPFGPIREVIPYLMRRAQENTSVSGQTGRELNLLTTELKRRKGKA
- a CDS encoding response regulator transcription factor, producing the protein MTTIAIADDHILLRKALVTLINEFDSCQVIIEASNGQELIEQLQQAKTLPKVAILDINMPVMDGHVTATHLARTYPAIHTLSLSMLNDEANVLKMLQAGVKGYVLKECHPDELNDAINHVAKGEYFINELMTMQIGKRLSVMQQPQPVSSREPAISLTDKEKEFLQWSITDLTYKEIATRMCISPRTVDSYRDTLFEKLQLKSRVGLAIYAIKNNLVTL
- a CDS encoding sensor histidine kinase, with protein sequence MRVNHNHLPGKLKYQLLQTQLEIQHEKLRDASSMLFNSIGQSLVCIRLGLLRAAQQYSDTELAQSSLQLAEIIRDLRTLNNSLDPEDILKKGITAALAAELDKIKKYTCIHTGLQQTGKPFELNREATFLVFRMLQECMHLAAEHTQPVHLLLSVLYTPDFVIFSLKDDGRFTNEPPPLENRQFLHLLEERARSANAVLKAAYTPEYGSHVTIKLSKIT
- a CDS encoding thymidylate synthase, with the translated sequence MQQYLQLLNHILDTGVSKTDRTGTGTTSCFGYQMRFNLQDGFPLVTTKKLHLKSIIHELLWFLKGDTNIQYLSDNGVRIWDEWADENGNLGPVYGKQWRSWTGANGETIDQISDVIAQIKKNPDSRRLVVSAWNVAELPQMALSPCHALFQFYVAEGKLSCQLYQRSADVFLGVPFNIASYALLTLMIAQVCDLQPGDFVHTFGDVHLYSNHLEQARLQLTREPYPLPVMKLNPAVKNIFDFTYDDFTLENYQSHPHIKAPVAV